In a single window of the Solea senegalensis isolate Sse05_10M linkage group LG1, IFAPA_SoseM_1, whole genome shotgun sequence genome:
- the LOC122771678 gene encoding insulin-like growth factor-binding protein 1, giving the protein MPGLFEKLTFVAGVALAVVAVVRSSPFVGPEPIRCAPCTQEKLNECPAVPADCKQMLKEPGCGCCMACALEKGASCGVYTAHCAVGLRCTPRPDEVRPLHALTRGQGVCTEDVDQEEAEVLPDHSSTHHLVGLNLHVDHQDNTEGQESIKSKVNAIRNKLIQQGPCHFELQTALEVIASAQRKLGEKFTTFYLPNCDKHGFYKAKQCESSLVGPPARCWCVSSWNGKRIPGSSDLIVDSECHQEVTL; this is encoded by the exons ATGCCTGGATTATTTGAGAAGCTGACATTTGTGGCAGGAGTGGCCCTGGCTGTCGTCGCTGTAGTGAGGTCTTCCCCTTTCGTGGGACCGGAGCCAATACGCTGTGCTCCCTGCACGCAAGAGAAGCTGAACGAGTGTCCCGCCGTCCCAGCAGACTGTAAACAGATGCTGAAGGAGCCGGGCTGTGGCTGCTGCATGGCCTGTGCCCTGGAGAAAGGGGCATCCTGTGGAGTTTACACTGCCCACTGCGCTGTGGGTCTGCGCTGCACTCCCAGGCCCGATGAGGTCAGACCTCTCCACGCTCTGACCAGAGGACAGGGGGTCTGCACCGAAGATGTGGACCAAG AGGAAGCTGAGGTGCTCCCTGACCACAGCTCCACGCACCACTTAGTGGGTCTCAACCTTCACGTCGACCACCAAGACAACACTGAGGGCCAAGAGAGCATCAAGTCCAAGGTCAATGCCATCCGCAACAAACTGATACAACAG GGACCCTGCCACTTTGAACTCCAAACAGCTCTGGAGGTGATCGCCAGCGCTCAGCGGAAACTTGGAGAGAAGTTCACAACGTTCTACCTCCCAAACTGTGACAAACACGGCTTCTACAAGGCCAAGCAG TGTGAGTCATCTCTGGTCGGACCGCCTGCCCGCTGCTGGTGTGTCTCCTCCTGGAACGGCAAGAGGATCCCAGGGTCGAGTGACCTGATCGTTGATTCAGAGTGTCACCAAGAAGTCACACTGTGa